GGAGAGTCATGTGGGCCACAGCCACCAGTGCCAAAGGCAACTGGAATGCCTGACATGAAGCTGCCAAGCCTCTCTGTAGAGCAGGAGCAAACAGGACACTATTGCAGCCACAAAAGAAGGACTTCTCAAAATGCATTAAGAAATGAGGGCGCTTCCCCCCAATCAAGCAGCTTCAAACATTAGCACCGGTCCAAAGAAAAAGATGCCTACCAACCAGAATGAAGCCAGGACCTCGCAGTATAGgcaaaaatctaaaaaaaatgtACATTTTAAAAAACTTTAAAGTAAATTAATCTAATTCAGATGCAGTCACAGTTTTGCAGCAGGTACTGATGGGAGGTCCTACCAAGCCATACTAAAGAAGACAAAACGGTGGAAGGCTGTGCAAGGAGGAAGATGGAAAGCAAATTGAGGCCATGAACAGGGACCCAGAAACACTTATGGGGAAACAGGAGCAAAGAAGCTGACTACCTTGCACACTGGAACAGAGCAGGAAATCCTTAAAACACAGAGCAACAAACCCTCAGTCCATGGAGGACAAGAAAATGTATATTGGTCTAGTATTGTGGAAAAAAAAATACCTTGAGGGCAAGAAACTAATCTCCAAAAAAGACCAAAGGacaacaacgaactctctccAGCAATCCAAATGCCATGTGACCtttccctgctgcagaggaggaaggaccaGACAGGAAACATACAATGCCTTTGGATACCAGAGCCACAGAAGAAAGATATAGTATTAACCCAGAAAGCCCTGAACCTCGGAAAACGAAAAAAAGGATTATTTCAAAATAAAATGAAACAGACCTTTAAATATTATTAAGATTAAAACAGTGTAAACAATTTTGTATacaattttaattaatttattgtgttgggggacagggaGCCAGTTCATACATAGTACTGTACATGTTATGCTTATATTGacatccctcccctcccttcctactgacccttcccaggatgcaaccccacaagttatcctgggtacctatttattgctaggtggagAGGAGGCATGAGGTGATAGAAAACACGCTCACCTATTTCTGTCCAGAACAGGATTCTAACACGGAATTCTCAACTGAGTCGAGAGCGACCCTGACTGTACTATTGGGACCCTCGAATAACTACCAGGACATTATAAACATACAATAATTTCTTTACTAACTAATTGACAAACAGCAACAACACTTGAGAAAGGAAAAATGTAACTAAGACATACCTTCCAATGGCTGGAATGGATCATCAGCAGCAGAGAGACACATAAGAGGCACCTTGATGTTGTCAAGTTTATCATGCAGGCTAGCTGTTCTGTAGTACTCTTCTACATCTCTGAACCCAAATTGAACAGCTGTAAATCTTGAATCAAATTCTCTAATAGTTTTGCtctagaaaatatataaatatttatattaaacaAGCATCATGGGGGAGAAAAACACAGGTGATATTGTATCAATAGAATACCAGTCTATACTAAAGACAATCAAAAATTATTTAGCAAAAATCACATGGCAAATTAAAATTAATGCAGAAAATTGTAAATATAATTGTTCCCATAATTTAAGGCACCAATaagatttttcagtgcaattattAAGTCAATACTTAAGGAACTTCAAGTAAtgaaaaaaaatttttttaacaATAATTTGCTTTACTTTTAATTACAGTATTTAATAGATGCCACTATCATTTATCCAACTTTTGTAAATAAAGATCATGAATGGGCTAAATATACCTACACAGTAAAATACACTGAATAGAACCTATATGGTATTTTAATAAATTCTGATGGATGTTATCCAGAACACTATCTTTCTAGTAAACAGTATTTTGGCAGTAGTCCTTGCTAGTCATTAGGAAAAATATTTTTTAAGAGAAAAATCACAAAACAGTATCAGGGTTACTCAAGTCTCGTCCCTACTCTCATAAATGACCACTATAGAGATTTTTTTTTCTTCATATACTGTACAGCTGTCCCACTGACATCATTACTTTCATAACAATGAATACTGTACACTTAAGTTCAGAGGAACCCCTAGAGTACAAAAACGTATAAAGTACTGTACCTGCATAACATGGTCAAGGTCCCAATTGCAATTTCCCTCCAGCTGCTTCCTCATGCTCTTGACGGATTCGCACAGGCAATAAGCTAGGTGGCGATTAAGCAGAAGATTCCAGGGTGGCTTCTCTACACTCTTTGTGCCCACAAATACGTTCCAGGGGACAGAGAGCAGCATAGCCGCTACCAGGTGCTGAGCAGCCTGCTCGCCTCGTGTCACCAGGTAATTGCCCAGGATCATGCTGTCATAGATGTGCATATCAGCAGACAATTCGTATAGTTTTGTAATAAATGAACAATTGTGTAGAAACGAAACAGGGAGTGTGCTTCACTCTTGTGGTATCTGGCAAAGGGGAGAGGCAGTGCTTCACTCTTGCAGTAGCCATACTGAGTGGGGAGAGCAGTTCTTTCACCTGCTAGCAAGATTTTGCAAAAGGCCATCTTCAGTTGTGGAGCCAAATGGGGAGAAGGGTGAACATCACTCATGTGGCAACCAGACTGGGAAGGCAGGGATGGCGTGCTTCACTATTGTGGCAGCCAAACGGAACAGGAAGGAGGGGATGAAGTGCAGTACCTATCCTGTGTTTGGGTGCAGTACCCATATGGGGAAAAAGGGTCCCCTATACATGATTAAGATTTTAAACAAGACCATCACCTACAAGGAGACTTCCCTGAAATACATTGTCCAACACTTAAACATTTTAACAGTGTTAATACAGTATCTAAAAATTTATATAACTGCAACACACTCCAGCATAAAATATTGATCTATTGATAagataatgtttatttaggtaaaagtacatacattcaaaatgagttacaaacagcctACCCGCTGAAGACGCAAATGtcaaaactctgctgggttttaaaattcGGCTGGAAAACATCAGGGCAAattgggggacctttgacaagctgcaggcttcctgtcttcatcgaggtcactagtattagtgaccCTCGGGtaaaaattcaggtaaataaaagtacagatatactgtacagtatactgtactaaAAAGAGCACATTTCTAAAAACTGATAACATATTTATCAATTGCAGTAATGTATTGCTGTTATTAATCATCttgcaacattaaaaaaaaatagtataCATTATAGTTCTACAGTTTAATGATTatataattacagtactgtattagcaATATTATAGCACTATtacaatttacctgaatttaccgaaGGACCACTATCACACTAGTGGCTTCAACGAGGATAGGAAACCagtgcttgtcaaaggttcctccCCATTTGTCGATTTTATGAATACTACTACTGTACTATACTATGGAATGCAAAAGCAATATATATATTACCCTCCTAGAGATATGCCAGAAGCTATGAGTGGAGCTTTGGGGTACTTGGCCTTGATGTGTTCAATGGCTTCTTCCAGATCATCACTGTTGGCTGCACAATATGTCCTGGCAGTCTGTTTCATGCAAAAATTGTATTGGCTAATAATACTTGAATTACTTGATAActttttaataattttaacagAGGCAAACAACTTTTGAAATAATACAAATTGTAGTCTTCGAAGCAACACATTTTACACAAATCTCCATTTTAGAATAAAGTAATACTGTAAATGAAATGTTCACACTATTCATAGGCAAGTTATCTGCATTCATATTCCTTACTTTAAAAGTAACTTAACATGCACGAACATCTTACCTTGAGCTTAATGCCCCCTAGGCCCCGGTTGTTGAAGACAGCACAGCGGGCCCCAACCTCCTGCACAGCGAGGACAAGGCTCTTGACATACTCACTCTGTGAAGACCCAGTCAGGCCAGGTAGGATGATGACGATAGGTTTATCAGCCTCTCCCGCCCCATGAAGCCAGTCCAAACATATCTGCCCTCCGTCCTTCATCTCCAGTAGCTCCCTGTATCGCAATATCCCTCATTATCAAACAAACTATAATCAGTCATTTCTCTTTACATCTACAGCTCTGACATCTTTTTTCCTTCTAGCAACTTTCTCATGTCAACTATCATTAACTTAGGAGGCGATACAGCagacaaacaattacagaccaatatcaaatctacctatgttatcaaaaatatttgaaaaaattatttataaatagctgtactcctacctcgtaaaattcaacttaccaagtccctgtcagtttggcttccactcCAAAACgactaccaacgatgcaattattagtcagcTTGAAATAATTTACACATCCCTTGACAAATGCAAGttcccaattggactcttcattgacatgagaaaggcctttgatactgttaatcataattaccttttacttaaactttattatggaatccgaggctttGCCATGAACTACATTTGATCCTATCTTAATGACAgataccaatatgaagccatcaatgatataacctccccCATTCTCCCATTAactgtaggagtgccacagggcagcatcctaggacttctcctatttcttatatacatcaatgatctgcctaatgtgtctaacatgtttaaacctatactatttgctgatgatactaccttcatccaatcagaccccaacccccacacactaaataattttgtaaataacgaatttaataatgtccactcatggatggcaatcaacaaactcacactaaacaaagAAAAgacctacattttatttggaagcaaatcaacaaatgcaattcagcttcagagagacaatgttaacatcagcaataaaaattatggaaagttccttggcctatacatagacaacaaaacacttcagcacccacattcaacacacaaCCTAAAAAGTATCAAAAATAGTCGGAATaaattctaaaatcagatatgttccaaactctgctctcctctcattatactatgtATGCGCTAATCTATTCCtgtcttacatacggtatctgtgcatggggttcaaccactacctcaagcccatcaccacccaccaaaaatctgctatcagaacaataacaaactgttttcagacaacacacagcccccactgtttaaatccctaaacatgctaaacaaactcACACCACACATTCTTTTATGCCATTCACATattcaaaaccttgttcctagaagcaaatcctgatctgaaactctttcttttatttatttatttatttatttatttatttatgcatatacaagaatgtacataaggaatgtgaggatacaattatggtaattacagtcttgtaaagccactagcacgcgcagcgtttcgggcaggtccttaatctaagaaaattttaaggaggtaaatacttgcaaaatttatagacaaaaaaatgataacagattacatggaatgaaaaaaaaaaaaaaagatgagagaaaattataggtacagtatattaaagcacataggtagctatgattgattgcaatgacagcttaaaatggtagttgacaacaaattggtaggcacaatacagcagaaacaatataagattgattgcaatgacagcttgaatggtagttgacaaaaattggtagtcacaatacagcatatggctagcacataaaagaagacagcaatgaacacaatgataaggttgtttgatattacataaaaattaggagattgggtaccactaggtacagagcaaatttaaagctcagtgtaggaaactaaatagatgaagttaggtactttttggttttgcttttaaataaggcaaaagttttacagtttttcaattcactagggagtgagttccatagactaggtcccttaatttgcatagtgtgtttacacagattaagtttgaccctggggatatcaaagagatatttatttctggtgtggtgataatgggtcctattacatctgtccagggagagtttcagagcatggtttgcatttaagaacagggttttgtaaatgtagttgacacaagagaatgtgtggagggagttaatatttagcaagtttagagatttaaacaagggagctgagtgttgtctgaaagcagagttagttattattctgatagcagatttttgctgtgtgatgatgggcttaaggtggtttgcagtggtagacccccatgcacagataccataattaagataggggtagattagtgcataatatagtgagaggagagcagagttaggaacataatatctgattttggagagtataccaactgtcttagagactttcttagttatgtgttgaatgtgggtgctgaagttgagtctcttgtctaggaataggccaagaaacttgccatcatttttattactgatgttaatgttgtctatctgtagctgaattgcatttgatgatttgcttccaaataagatgtagtaagtcttttcgatgtttaatgttagtttgttcgttgacatccataagtggactttttttaattcattattcacaacattatttagtgtatgtgggttgaggtttgagtagataagggtagtatcgtcagcaaacaatataggtttgagaatattagagacattaggcagatcgtttatatatataagaaatagaagaggtcctaagatgctgccctgtggcactccaacggtaattggtagagtggaagaagttgtatcattgatggttacatattggtgtctgtcactaagataggatcggatgtagtcaagggcaaggcctcggattccataatgctggagtttaaataagaggtagttgtgattaacagtatcaaaggcttttcttaggtcaatgaagagtccaatcggaaactcatttttgtcaagggctgagtagataatgtcaaggagactaatgattgcatcattggtactcttttgggaccggaagccaaactggcaggggctgagtatgtcgaattttacgaggtaggaatagagctgtttgtaaataattttttcaaatatttttgatagaatgggtagatttgatattggtctataattgtttatgtccgccggattgcctcctttatggactggcgttactcttgcttttttgaggatatcagggaaggtgtgacactctatagatttgttgaacagtagtgctatgggtggggcaagggcatgggaggctctcttgtacacaatggacggaatttcactggtgttccctgccttcttgacagatgtaatagaaccatagtcaccacaccagaaatcaatatttgatatccccagtcaaactaaatttgtgtaaacactattcaaattaagggacctagtctatggaactctctCTTCCAAACAAATTAAAAAGGTGtccaacctatgccttattcaaaagtaaaaccaaaacgtacctaatttcatcctcagttTTCTTTCTAGTGCTTCAAACTCTCACTGTATCTTGTACATCCACAAAATGTGCCCATGTCATATAACTTCACCGTTATATATAACTGCCATCTTTTATCATGTTTGTCATGTTAAAATAAATTTTACTACAACGTAtctagaaataatcctcaaattatacttcaatgtacctgttgataaccttcaaattttactttaatatacctactaattttcttcaaattttcttacaatgtacataCAGTATAATAATTTGTTTTGTTGGGGGACAGCAAGCCtgcatatatacagtacagtatatattttaggCTTTTATTGAGGttgcatatacacatacacacatacatgtactAATGAGGTCACTTATTACACAAAGCATTTCGGCAAAACataacaaaaagaaaaaaattaactaaaaatgtgagggggggggggggtaaaacacATTACCACACTTTCGCGTTCCACAGACTGACTATTAAgtcactcatttttctactgaatgtgttccaatgacgcagtactgagtcactcattacaatattttttaaaaatttaaattttatcagatcaatctggtagtggttttaaaataagcgcctttagattgcacacaatttgataccaaaatcaaagatataacatgaaacttgatgtccaaacacttgaaatattataaataggcctatggtccgaatattaaaatatttgttaaaattctatttattgtcctattatcttgggactagttttaaaatgcgcgcctttttattgcgaacaatttgataccaaaatgaaagatgtaacacaaatatttatgtcagaacactggaaagatataaataaatttgtgatgatgagcgtccagaattaaaatatttgttaaaaatctagttattgctctattattctgggactagttttaaaataatcgcctttttattgcgaacaatttgataccaaaatgagcgacgtagcacgaaatttgatgttatcaaattgaacgagttgaacattaggttgcaatgtacaaaatggtgctcgttcacgggtaactttaggcttttctgcggggaggcactccagccttttgtacattttattcacacacatctgtagggaatttaattgcgaacacaatgataccaaaacgagcgacgtagcacgagaattatggtgagaaagctggaacgagtatacacatttgggtgtcaccgcgcgcttacccaCACGGAGGGGCTACCTACCCCCTGTCAACCGCGAGTTTccacggagcgcgaaagtgttaaggagaAGTGAGTTAACAAATTAAGAACGATCATGGAAAATAACACGAATACTCTAATATGAATCATCCATATACTGTGTAGCCAACTAACCTTATGTACGTTATATCGGGCATTCTTGAGCGGAGGACAGAAGCGAGGATAGTTTGGCATCGGGATTCATAACACCAGGGTGTGGGCCAGTACTTCTCCTGCAGGATTGTCAGGTGGGTCTCCAGGAATCCTCGCCAGGCACTGTTTCTGCAGGCCAGGACAGGGCGCTGTGGGCAACCAAGATAACTTCATTTATAGTATCGCTAAACTGTTAAACAAATCTGGTCTTTAACAATTTTCAATACTCAAATACTCAAAATTTTCATTTTTACTCAAAATACTCAAAATATTTGAGTATATATACTCAAATACTCAATACTCAAAAATTTAGAGGATATTGATCCGGACCACTTCTTTAACAGGCCAGTTGTAACAAACATTAAGAAACAactgtttcaagctcaacaaaccacaatgtaggactgaatgCAGGCGAGGCTTTTTAACACAGCAATAAACCTATGGAACCATCCACCTTCCGTAGCCGTTAAAATTATGCATGTGATATACAGTAGAGGTCCTTCTCAAAGAACGTATGGGAAAAAAATCTAAATATTAAATCTTCCTTTCCTCCAGTACAAAATATTAAAGATATAATTAAACTGATCGAGAAGGGTAGAGTTGTGTGTATTTCCTCGATTTGTAGAATCTCGAGGAAGAACAATCGTTTATAAACTACTACTATCCTCTTCACACTAGGTCAACCATCCCTGCACGTCTGTGTAAAGGACTATCCTTCAAAGAAAACAACCTAAAGGATTCCAATGAGTGCACGCCTGAAAACTGGTTATTTATGGCAAATACAAAAATTCCCACACTACATAAAACGCATTCCAACAAGACGTGCAATGGTACGTTAATATGTCAGTGATGACTATGTGGGCCCTGTCTTCGggtcccacgataacagcttgatgtgaACCACTACCACTTGTCAAGAGCCCACATCGTCGTAAGTGTCCAATAATTCTCGGGGTTGTGTGGAAGTCAAGAGGGCGCCTTTATATTGCACCTTTCATGGCTCCAAGTGGACCCTTTCATCCTACTTATGAGTCACAGAACAAAGATAAATAAATCCACCTGAATATTATCCGACtggaatatataataattatataatatattctcGTCAGATAATATTCAGGTAGATTTATTTATCCTTGTTCTGTGACTCATAAGCAGTATGAAAGGGCCTTAGTTATAAAGGTACAAGCGACCTTATTTCAATACTGTTAAAGAGAACCCGAGACACAGGCTTTCCCGTCACCTCTGCACCCGGGcagtggggtgtgggggaggggaagcCTAACCAGCTTAATAGCGTTCTTGTTGCTTCCGTCTTGTGGTGCCGCGGTGCTCTTAAGTGACTGACGCCGGCACTCCTTATCTTCCTCTtccgccgcctcctcctcctcctcctcctccccctctctaaaCAACCAAATTCTCCACCCTTCCTCATCTACAAACAACTAAACTGCTCCTCTCGTCGACAAACAACTAAGCTGCTCCTCACTATCTACAAAATCAAGCTTCCCCCTCCACAACCAAGCTACCACTTTTTCCTTCCTCAGCTAAGCTTCCTTGACTCTTTACCTACTAAAGTTCCTTCGACTCTACCTCCCCCTCACCGTGTCCTGTCGGTCgtcacctcttccccccccccccccgcaacacaACCCCCTGTCAaaaaggttcccccccccccacacacccacacacacacacacacttcatctCCTCTACAATATcctatcttcaggccaccaagttagacaggttaaatatccAGAAAGGAATCAACAAGGAAATACTAGTTCGGTTCTATAGACTTCATATAGATTACATATGCAACTGGAAAATTGTGAACCCAGAGATTGGGAATGCTGCTTCTGCCAAATCACaaaaaagccactacttcactatctcctgcaaCGTGAAGCAACTAactaccttagaagagctttaagagttcctgaatcttgcagtaaccatcctgaagccatcaacactaccactcttcaggtaaa
The DNA window shown above is from Procambarus clarkii isolate CNS0578487 chromosome 65, FALCON_Pclarkii_2.0, whole genome shotgun sequence and carries:
- the LOC123771014 gene encoding phospholipase ABHD3 is translated as MDWSNLYSESPRIILSITVGVGCLLYYFIEVVKRPVLACRNSAWRGFLETHLTILQEKYWPTPWCYESRCQTILASVLRSRMPDITYIRELLEMKDGGQICLDWLHGAGEADKPIVIILPGLTGSSQSEYVKSLVLAVQEVGARCAVFNNRGLGGIKLKTARTYCAANSDDLEEAIEHIKAKYPKAPLIASGISLGGMILGNYLVTRGEQAAQHLVAAMLLSVPWNVFVGTKSVEKPPWNLLLNRHLAYCLCESVKSMRKQLEGNCNWDLDHVMQSKTIREFDSRFTAVQFGFRDVEEYYRTASLHDKLDNIKVPLMCLSAADDPFQPLEGIPVEEANKSSHVAIVVTARGGHIGFMEGIFPTNKYYSDRIYKQLVRGIFSNLGDMKEVKREAADYVKMMAHSCEGGGS